A window of the Roseburia sp. 831b genome harbors these coding sequences:
- a CDS encoding DUF1292 domain-containing protein codes for MASKEDLQKNLNTDDDADICVTLDLDDGTQVECEILTIFDVGEQDYIALLPLDEKGEPNEEGEVFIYRYSEDSEGNPNLENIQDDEEYEAVSDRFDELLDEADYEKLADDDE; via the coding sequence ATGGCAAGTAAAGAAGATCTTCAGAAGAACTTAAACACAGACGATGACGCCGATATCTGCGTTACCCTGGATTTGGATGATGGAACTCAGGTAGAATGCGAGATTTTAACGATTTTTGATGTTGGAGAACAGGATTATATTGCACTGCTTCCACTGGATGAGAAGGGAGAACCAAACGAGGAAGGTGAAGTTTTCATCTACCGTTACTCCGAGGATTCCGAAGGCAATCCGAACTTAGAAAACATTCAGGATGATGAGGAATACGAGGCTGTTTCCGATCGTTTTGACGAATTGTTAGACGAGGCTGATTACGAAAAATTAGCCGACGATGATGAATAG
- the dprA gene encoding DNA-processing protein DprA, with protein MKKYQYWLSNIPGIGNRTIHHLIQIYGDAREVYFSKESRLQAVPKLSKIQQESILESKKTWNLERQEEKLQESGISFFCIENDDFPEKIRNIYDAPYSFYCKGKLPDPKEKSIAIVGARRCSEYGRAVALELGEKFAKENVSVISGMALGIDAFGHWGAIRGKGKTYAVLGCGVDVCYPPTNRSLYEKILQTGGIISEYPIGTQPVAKLFPARNRLISAFSDAVIVVEARRKSGSLITADFALEQGKDIYAVPGGIYDDLSLGCNDLIRQGAGIVTGTNALLTDLNFTSSDDMEQLTLEKILLEKHESLVYSCVDLRPRSIDELLRKTGLSVQKLIPAVTALQEKNLIEESFKNYYIRRN; from the coding sequence GTGAAAAAGTATCAATACTGGCTTTCGAACATTCCGGGAATAGGAAATCGCACGATTCATCACCTGATACAGATATATGGTGATGCGAGGGAAGTTTATTTTTCGAAGGAATCTAGACTTCAGGCGGTTCCAAAACTTTCGAAAATACAACAGGAAAGCATTTTAGAGTCTAAAAAGACATGGAATTTAGAAAGACAGGAGGAAAAATTACAGGAAAGCGGAATTTCTTTCTTTTGCATCGAAAATGATGATTTCCCCGAAAAAATACGAAATATTTATGATGCACCATACAGTTTTTATTGCAAGGGGAAACTTCCGGATCCCAAGGAGAAAAGCATTGCCATCGTAGGGGCACGCAGATGCAGCGAATATGGGCGTGCTGTGGCGTTAGAGCTGGGAGAAAAATTTGCAAAAGAAAATGTGAGTGTGATAAGCGGCATGGCACTTGGCATTGATGCGTTTGGACATTGGGGTGCCATCCGTGGAAAAGGAAAGACCTATGCCGTATTAGGATGCGGTGTGGATGTCTGTTATCCGCCCACAAACCGTTCTCTATATGAAAAAATTTTACAGACTGGTGGCATCATTAGTGAATACCCCATTGGAACGCAGCCAGTGGCGAAACTTTTTCCAGCGAGAAACCGTCTGATTTCGGCATTCTCAGATGCCGTGATTGTTGTGGAGGCAAGAAGAAAGAGTGGCTCTTTGATCACGGCTGATTTTGCACTTGAACAGGGAAAGGATATTTATGCGGTTCCGGGCGGAATTTACGATGATTTAAGCCTTGGATGCAACGATTTAATCCGCCAGGGAGCAGGCATTGTAACAGGTACAAATGCCCTTTTAACAGACCTTAATTTCACATCATCCGATGACATGGAACAACTGACCCTTGAAAAAATATTACTTGAAAAACATGAATCGTTGGTGTATAGTTGTGTAGATTTACGACCGAGAAGTATCGATGAACTTTTGAGAAAAACCGGTCTTTCTGTACAAAAGCTGATTCCCGCAGTAACAGCTTTACAGGAAAAGAATCTCATTGAAGAATCATTTAAAAATTATTATATAAGACGAAATTAG
- the flgC gene encoding flagellar basal body rod protein FlgC: MGLFQAFDISASGMTAERFRTDIIAQNIANVNTTRTEDGTPYRRKIVTFSEKQVTPFSDYYNTSRNAGRIGNGVKVSSVKEDEETDFVMEYDPSHPDADENGYVSYPNVNTVTEMTNLIDATRAYEANTTAFDASKSMAQAGLQIGK; encoded by the coding sequence ATGGGATTATTTCAGGCGTTTGATATCAGTGCGTCCGGTATGACGGCTGAGCGGTTTCGAACCGATATTATTGCACAGAATATCGCAAACGTAAATACAACAAGAACAGAAGATGGGACACCATACCGTCGTAAAATTGTCACATTTAGTGAAAAACAGGTAACACCATTCAGTGATTACTACAATACATCCAGAAATGCAGGAAGAATTGGAAATGGTGTAAAAGTTTCCTCAGTAAAAGAGGACGAGGAGACAGATTTTGTGATGGAGTATGATCCTTCCCATCCGGATGCAGATGAGAATGGCTATGTTTCCTATCCGAATGTGAATACGGTTACAGAGATGACCAACCTTATTGACGCTACAAGGGCATATGAGGCAAATACAACAGCATTTGATGCGAGCAAGAGCATGGCGCAGGCTGGATTACAGATTGGAAAATAA
- the fliE gene encoding flagellar hook-basal body complex protein FliE: MDITSLSGVTSDYISQVAEKNKLVNTSDKSFSATLNSAMDMLNETNDLQNSAESAEIQFALGYSENTHDLQIALQKANVALQYTVAVRDKMLDAYKEIMNMSI, translated from the coding sequence ATGGATATTACATCACTTTCGGGCGTTACATCAGATTATATATCACAGGTTGCAGAGAAAAACAAACTGGTTAATACATCAGATAAAAGTTTTAGTGCCACGCTGAATTCTGCAATGGATATGTTAAACGAGACAAATGATTTACAGAATTCAGCGGAATCAGCAGAGATTCAGTTTGCATTAGGATATTCGGAGAATACACATGATTTACAGATTGCGCTTCAGAAAGCAAATGTTGCGTTACAGTACACAGTAGCAGTCCGCGATAAGATGCTTGATGCATATAAAGAGATTATGAATATGTCAATATAA
- the sigK gene encoding RNA polymerase sporulation sigma factor SigK, whose amino-acid sequence MKTFLTPLSPDEEASCLQKLKKGDLEARNELVERNMRLVAHVAKKYQNTEEDMEDLISIGTIGLIKAVSTYKENHGSRLATYAARCIDNELLMYFRMRKKNAKDVSLYEPIGTDKEGNQIHLLDIVESEQVDVVEEMEKNRKIQRMMQILPEVLNEREQEIIINRYGLFQKKTMTQRELAARMGISRSYVSRIEKRALDKLKLNF is encoded by the coding sequence TTGAAAACATTTTTGACTCCATTATCACCAGATGAGGAAGCTTCCTGCTTGCAGAAGTTAAAAAAAGGCGACCTTGAGGCGAGAAATGAACTTGTGGAACGAAATATGCGTCTGGTTGCCCATGTCGCAAAAAAATACCAGAACACAGAGGAAGACATGGAAGATTTGATTTCCATCGGAACCATCGGGTTAATCAAGGCGGTTTCTACCTACAAGGAAAATCACGGGAGCAGACTGGCAACTTACGCAGCACGCTGCATTGACAATGAACTTTTGATGTATTTTCGAATGCGTAAGAAAAATGCCAAAGATGTTTCCCTGTATGAACCGATTGGAACAGATAAAGAGGGAAACCAGATTCATCTTTTGGATATCGTCGAATCCGAGCAGGTGGACGTTGTCGAAGAGATGGAAAAAAACAGAAAGATTCAAAGGATGATGCAGATTTTACCCGAGGTTTTAAATGAAAGGGAACAGGAAATCATCATAAACCGGTATGGCCTTTTTCAAAAAAAGACGATGACGCAGCGTGAACTTGCCGCAAGAATGGGAATCTCAAGATCCTATGTTTCAAGGATTGAAAAAAGAGCGCTAGACAAACTAAAGTTAAATTTTTAA
- the flgB gene encoding flagellar basal body rod protein FlgB encodes MINTDAFNYINVLDKAADASWMREKAIANNIANVDTPGYKRIDVDFETTLRRELGNAQYITLDEKVKNVDLDKLNVQTYTDSAGYSYRIDENNVDVDTENVELASEQIRYEALTGSCINSEFQRLASALGK; translated from the coding sequence ATGATTAACACCGATGCATTCAATTATATCAATGTTTTGGACAAGGCTGCGGATGCAAGCTGGATGAGAGAGAAAGCAATTGCAAATAATATTGCAAATGTAGACACACCGGGGTATAAGCGGATTGATGTGGATTTTGAGACAACACTTCGAAGAGAACTTGGAAATGCACAGTATATTACGCTGGATGAAAAAGTGAAGAATGTCGATTTAGACAAGCTGAATGTTCAGACTTATACAGATTCGGCTGGATATTCCTACCGAATTGATGAAAATAATGTGGATGTTGATACTGAGAACGTGGAACTTGCGTCGGAACAGATTCGTTATGAGGCTCTGACAGGAAGCTGCATCAACTCGGAGTTCCAAAGACTTGCATCAGCATTAGGAAAATAA
- the topA gene encoding type I DNA topoisomerase translates to MAKYLVIVESPAKVKTIKKFLGKNYEVVASNGHVRDLPKSTLGIDIEHDYEPKYITIRGKGDILAKLRKEVKKADKVYLATDPDREGEAISWHLSQSLKLADKKVYRISFNEITQNAVKTSLKEPREIDMDLVNAQQARRMLDRMVGYRISPLLWAKVKRGLSAGRVQSVALRIICDREEEINAFIPEEYWTLDASLQIPGEKKPLVAKFYGDEKSKMTISSETEMKKVMDEIRQEEFQVLDVKKGERVKKAPLPFTTSTMQQEASKNLNFAISKTMRIAQQLYEGVDIKGQGTVGLITYLRTDSVRISEEADEQARTFITEQYGENYVATTSTEKKNSAKIQDAHEAIRPSDINRTPAMVKDSLSRDQFRLYQLIWKRFAASRMAPAVYETTTVKIGAGKYRFNVAASKISFDGFMSVYTSEDDEKAQGNVLLKSIDESTQLELIDFEDKQHFTQPPAHYTEASLVKTLEELGIGRPSTYSPTITTILARRYIVKEAKNLYVTELGEVVNSIMKESFPSIVDEHFTANMESLLDGVEEGKIAWKTVVENFYPDLEEAVEKAEKELEKVKIEDEVTDVICESCGRNMVVKYGPHGKFLACPGFPECRNTKPYLEKIGVKCPVCGKDVVLKKTKKGRKYYGCENNPECEFMSWSMPVNEPCPKCGKYMVVKGNKIVCSDEKCGYVTEKKPNN, encoded by the coding sequence ATGGCAAAATATCTTGTGATCGTGGAATCACCGGCAAAGGTAAAAACAATCAAGAAATTTTTAGGCAAGAATTATGAAGTGGTGGCATCAAATGGACATGTGCGTGATTTGCCGAAGAGTACTTTAGGAATTGACATAGAACATGATTATGAGCCAAAGTATATTACAATACGTGGAAAAGGCGATATTCTTGCAAAGCTAAGAAAAGAAGTCAAAAAAGCAGATAAAGTTTATCTCGCAACCGACCCGGACCGTGAGGGAGAAGCAATTTCCTGGCACTTAAGCCAGAGCTTAAAGTTAGCAGATAAAAAAGTTTACCGAATTAGCTTTAACGAAATTACACAGAATGCGGTAAAGACTTCGTTAAAAGAGCCACGGGAGATTGACATGGATCTTGTCAATGCCCAGCAGGCAAGAAGAATGTTGGATCGTATGGTAGGATACCGGATTAGTCCGCTCCTTTGGGCAAAAGTAAAACGTGGATTAAGTGCAGGACGTGTGCAGTCGGTTGCCCTTCGTATTATCTGTGACAGAGAAGAGGAGATTAATGCGTTTATTCCGGAAGAATACTGGACACTTGATGCATCGTTACAGATTCCTGGAGAAAAGAAACCACTGGTAGCGAAGTTCTATGGAGATGAGAAAAGCAAGATGACAATTTCATCTGAAACAGAGATGAAAAAAGTCATGGATGAAATCAGACAGGAAGAATTCCAGGTTTTAGACGTTAAAAAAGGAGAGCGTGTGAAAAAAGCACCGCTTCCGTTTACGACAAGTACCATGCAGCAGGAAGCATCAAAGAACTTGAACTTTGCAATTTCAAAAACGATGCGAATTGCACAGCAGCTTTATGAAGGTGTTGATATTAAAGGACAAGGTACGGTCGGTTTGATTACCTACCTAAGAACAGACTCTGTCCGTATCTCAGAAGAGGCAGATGAGCAGGCGAGAACATTTATTACAGAGCAGTATGGTGAGAATTATGTTGCAACCACATCGACAGAAAAGAAAAATTCTGCCAAAATTCAGGATGCACATGAGGCAATCAGACCTTCCGACATCAACCGTACACCGGCTATGGTAAAGGATTCGTTGTCGAGAGATCAGTTCCGTCTGTATCAGTTAATCTGGAAACGTTTTGCAGCAAGCAGAATGGCTCCGGCTGTTTATGAGACAACAACCGTAAAAATTGGAGCTGGAAAATACCGTTTTAATGTGGCTGCTTCTAAGATTTCCTTTGACGGCTTCATGTCTGTGTATACAAGTGAAGATGATGAGAAGGCACAGGGAAATGTATTGTTAAAATCCATCGACGAATCTACACAGCTCGAATTGATTGATTTTGAGGATAAACAGCATTTCACACAGCCACCGGCACATTACACGGAAGCATCGCTGGTTAAGACGTTAGAGGAACTTGGAATCGGAAGACCAAGTACGTATTCCCCAACCATCACAACCATTCTTGCAAGAAGATATATTGTAAAAGAGGCAAAGAACCTTTATGTGACAGAGCTTGGTGAAGTGGTCAACTCCATTATGAAAGAGTCGTTCCCGTCTATCGTTGACGAACATTTTACCGCAAATATGGAATCACTTCTGGACGGTGTGGAAGAGGGGAAAATTGCCTGGAAGACGGTTGTAGAGAATTTCTATCCGGATTTGGAAGAAGCGGTTGAAAAAGCAGAAAAGGAACTGGAAAAGGTAAAAATTGAGGATGAGGTAACGGATGTAATCTGCGAATCATGTGGACGTAACATGGTTGTAAAATATGGTCCTCACGGAAAATTCTTAGCGTGCCCGGGCTTCCCAGAATGCCGGAATACAAAGCCATACTTAGAAAAAATTGGCGTGAAATGTCCGGTCTGTGGAAAAGATGTAGTGTTAAAGAAGACCAAAAAGGGAAGAAAATATTACGGATGTGAAAATAATCCAGAGTGTGAGTTCATGAGCTGGTCGATGCCGGTGAATGAACCTTGCCCGAAATGTGGAAAGTACATGGTGGTCAAAGGCAACAAAATTGTTTGTTCTGACGAAAAATGTGGTTATGTAACAGAAAAGAAACCAAATAATTAA
- a CDS encoding alpha-amylase family glycosyl hydrolase, with protein MNFTIKEGNYKELGAVAEKKTVTFTFCAKKDEECAILLYEKEEQKQHRILIPKEYRIGSLCSVCVEPIAWKNIVYQYEINGVIQVDPYAKEIIGREAWNPVCEKKEVREVFAGITGNCDFTHKERREPVTKDQMILYKLHVRGFSMEDTSVRGQKKGTFPAVTAKIPYLKELGITTLELMPVYEFEEADPREALNFWGYTKGNYFAVKSSYGKKDARKEFRQLVDTLHAHHMEAVMEIYFEEKESHSLILDALRYWVMEYQVDGFHLLGNHLPVTAIVQDPLLQETKFFYTGFAPELLEDGETNSRLFVYNDNYLYPVRKMLNHLGGNMVEFAGQQRKQDVAQGFVNYISSNNGFTLADLFSYEQKHNEKNGEDNRDGNNWNFSSNCGAEGPTRKKQIREMRELRIRNAFACLLLAQGVPLLWSGDEFANSQDGNNNAYCQDNEIGWINWKQAKKEQWLTDYVKELIRFRKEHPVVSSAVPMRLCDYAQKGMPDLSYHEKSAWMLEFLPEQQDIGMMYCGGYAKDTNSQEDVYIAYNFHVGNGALALPKLQENKKWHLVMDTSLGKTPFLEKAALLKNQQTYAISGQTVAILISRKVPKAVAEEKTQKKTKNESKRWE; from the coding sequence ATGAATTTTACGATAAAAGAAGGCAATTATAAGGAATTAGGCGCTGTGGCAGAAAAGAAAACTGTGACATTTACGTTTTGTGCGAAAAAAGACGAAGAATGTGCTATTCTTTTATATGAGAAAGAAGAACAAAAACAGCATCGCATTTTAATTCCAAAGGAATACAGGATTGGTTCACTCTGTTCCGTTTGCGTCGAACCGATTGCATGGAAAAATATAGTCTATCAGTATGAAATCAATGGTGTGATACAGGTAGACCCTTATGCAAAAGAAATTATTGGAAGAGAAGCGTGGAATCCGGTTTGTGAAAAAAAGGAAGTGCGTGAGGTTTTTGCTGGCATAACGGGAAACTGCGACTTTACACACAAAGAGAGGAGAGAGCCTGTTACAAAAGACCAGATGATTCTTTATAAACTTCATGTCAGAGGATTTTCCATGGAGGATACGTCGGTCAGAGGACAAAAGAAGGGAACGTTTCCTGCGGTCACGGCAAAAATTCCATACTTAAAAGAACTTGGCATCACAACATTAGAACTGATGCCAGTCTACGAGTTTGAGGAGGCGGACCCAAGGGAAGCGTTAAATTTCTGGGGATATACAAAAGGCAATTATTTTGCAGTAAAATCATCTTATGGGAAAAAGGATGCAAGGAAGGAATTCAGACAGCTTGTGGACACGCTACATGCGCATCACATGGAGGCTGTCATGGAGATTTACTTTGAGGAAAAAGAAAGCCACAGCCTTATTTTAGATGCCCTGCGTTATTGGGTGATGGAGTATCAGGTAGATGGTTTTCATCTTCTTGGAAATCATTTGCCGGTTACTGCGATTGTGCAAGATCCGCTGTTGCAGGAGACGAAGTTTTTCTATACCGGTTTTGCGCCGGAACTTTTAGAAGATGGAGAGACTAATTCGAGACTGTTTGTCTATAACGATAATTATTTATACCCGGTTCGGAAAATGTTAAACCACTTAGGCGGAAATATGGTGGAATTTGCGGGACAGCAGCGAAAACAGGATGTTGCGCAAGGATTTGTCAATTATATTTCAAGCAACAATGGTTTTACATTAGCGGATCTCTTTTCTTATGAGCAAAAACATAATGAAAAAAATGGTGAGGATAACCGGGATGGAAATAACTGGAATTTCAGCTCCAATTGTGGTGCGGAAGGCCCTACCAGAAAAAAACAGATTCGGGAAATGAGAGAACTTAGAATCCGGAATGCATTTGCCTGCCTGCTGCTTGCGCAGGGGGTTCCGCTTTTATGGTCGGGGGACGAGTTCGCCAACTCACAGGATGGAAATAACAACGCTTATTGCCAGGATAATGAGATCGGCTGGATTAACTGGAAACAGGCGAAAAAAGAACAGTGGCTTACGGATTATGTAAAAGAATTAATCCGCTTTCGAAAGGAACATCCGGTTGTCTCAAGCGCTGTGCCAATGAGGCTTTGCGATTATGCGCAAAAAGGAATGCCGGACTTATCTTATCATGAGAAAAGTGCCTGGATGCTGGAATTTTTGCCGGAACAGCAAGATATCGGCATGATGTACTGTGGCGGATATGCAAAAGATACAAATTCACAGGAGGATGTCTACATTGCCTACAATTTTCATGTGGGGAATGGTGCGCTTGCATTGCCAAAATTGCAAGAAAATAAGAAGTGGCACCTTGTCATGGATACCTCACTTGGGAAAACACCGTTTTTGGAAAAGGCAGCATTGTTAAAAAATCAACAAACTTATGCGATAAGTGGACAAACGGTTGCAATTCTGATATCACGAAAAGTGCCAAAGGCAGTGGCAGAAGAAAAAACGCAAAAAAAGACAAAAAATGAAAGTAAGAGATGGGAATAG
- a CDS encoding DUF5662 family protein — translation MKAWKHFCTINHHKNLVMKGCFQVGLYKQGLLHDLSKYTPTEFLVGCKYYQGTMSPNNAERKERGYSTAWLHHKGRNKHHLEYWIDYGVPDQEGPEKGKPKGLMGMKMPIRYVVEMYIDRVAASKNYQKEKYRNDSALKYYNNGKEVHILHDDTRALLELLLEMVALKGEKETNHFIKYELLKGKIPYEKEWLQEYLRKMKQ, via the coding sequence ATGAAAGCATGGAAACATTTTTGTACAATCAATCATCATAAAAATCTGGTTATGAAGGGATGCTTTCAGGTAGGCTTATACAAGCAAGGGCTGTTACATGACCTTTCGAAGTATACGCCGACGGAATTTTTGGTTGGCTGTAAGTATTATCAGGGGACGATGAGTCCGAATAATGCAGAGCGGAAGGAACGTGGTTATTCCACAGCCTGGCTGCACCACAAAGGCAGAAATAAGCATCATTTAGAGTACTGGATTGACTATGGAGTGCCGGATCAGGAAGGACCGGAAAAGGGAAAACCAAAGGGTCTTATGGGAATGAAGATGCCAATCCGCTATGTGGTGGAGATGTACATTGACCGTGTGGCAGCGTCAAAAAATTATCAAAAAGAAAAATACCGCAATGACAGTGCGTTAAAATATTATAACAATGGAAAAGAAGTTCACATTCTTCATGATGACACCAGAGCTCTTTTGGAGCTGTTGCTTGAAATGGTGGCATTAAAGGGAGAAAAGGAGACAAATCATTTTATCAAATATGAACTGCTAAAAGGAAAAATTCCTTACGAAAAAGAATGGCTGCAGGAATATCTTCGTAAAATGAAGCAGTAA
- a CDS encoding YifB family Mg chelatase-like AAA ATPase, producing MYSIVSTAIVHGIESIPITVEADISEGLPVFEMVGFLSAEVKEAKERVRTALKNSGFLLPAKRITVNFSPANIRKTGSGFDLPVALAILCALGMIPEDSLKDSIVIGELGLNGKIQGVTGVLPIVAMAKKNGKKACLIPECNRKEAGLVSGMAVYGMSDLKEAISFLNGGAYVEKTDINIEEIPLKERTYDFADINGQKMLKRACEVAVSGMHNLLMIGPPGAGKTMTAMRIPSILPPLDEEEQMELSKIYSVCGLLEQSETLLKERPFRNPHHTITPQGLSGGGTYPKPGEISLAHKGVLFLDELPEFQKTTLEILRQPMEEKKVHLVRAYGNYVFPADFILVAAMNPCSCGYYPDMQRCRCSQTAIERYLNKISQPLLDRIDISIEASKISYDELNEEMENETSEQIRQRVVRAMEVQKIRYQEEAFCYNSQIPSSKIKEYCALTPELEDYMRQMFQKLNLTARSYHKILKVSRTLADMESSERIRKKHLEEAICYRSLERKFFQRGGVR from the coding sequence TTGTATAGTATCGTTTCCACTGCAATTGTGCATGGAATTGAAAGTATTCCAATTACGGTAGAAGCAGACATCAGTGAAGGACTGCCTGTTTTTGAGATGGTAGGATTTTTGTCTGCTGAAGTAAAGGAGGCAAAAGAACGTGTCAGGACGGCACTGAAAAATTCAGGCTTTTTATTGCCGGCCAAGAGGATTACCGTAAATTTTTCTCCGGCAAATATCAGAAAAACGGGGTCTGGATTTGATTTACCGGTTGCGCTTGCAATTCTTTGTGCGCTTGGTATGATTCCAGAAGATTCCCTAAAGGATAGTATTGTAATAGGAGAACTTGGGTTAAACGGGAAAATACAAGGTGTGACAGGCGTTCTTCCGATTGTCGCAATGGCGAAAAAGAATGGAAAGAAGGCATGCCTGATACCGGAATGTAACAGAAAAGAAGCGGGACTTGTATCTGGCATGGCGGTATATGGAATGTCAGATTTGAAAGAGGCGATTTCTTTTTTAAATGGCGGTGCTTATGTCGAAAAAACAGATATTAATATAGAAGAGATTCCGCTCAAGGAACGAACCTATGATTTTGCTGACATAAATGGTCAGAAAATGTTAAAACGGGCCTGTGAGGTGGCAGTTTCCGGGATGCATAATCTTTTGATGATTGGGCCGCCGGGGGCAGGAAAGACCATGACAGCGATGCGGATTCCGTCCATTCTTCCACCGTTAGATGAGGAAGAGCAAATGGAGCTTTCGAAAATATACAGTGTGTGCGGTTTGCTGGAACAAAGTGAGACGCTTTTAAAAGAGCGTCCGTTTCGAAATCCGCATCACACGATTACGCCGCAGGGGTTATCTGGAGGAGGCACTTACCCGAAACCGGGGGAGATATCACTGGCACATAAGGGCGTCCTGTTTTTGGATGAACTTCCCGAATTTCAAAAGACGACACTTGAGATTTTAAGGCAGCCGATGGAAGAAAAGAAGGTTCACCTCGTCCGTGCGTATGGAAACTATGTGTTCCCGGCGGATTTTATCTTAGTGGCGGCGATGAATCCGTGTTCCTGTGGCTACTATCCGGATATGCAAAGATGCAGGTGTTCGCAGACGGCAATCGAGCGCTATCTGAACAAAATCAGCCAGCCGCTTTTAGACCGGATTGACATCAGCATAGAGGCGTCAAAAATCAGTTATGACGAATTAAATGAAGAGATGGAAAATGAGACTTCAGAACAGATTCGACAAAGGGTTGTCCGGGCAATGGAAGTACAAAAAATAAGATATCAAGAAGAAGCATTTTGCTATAACAGCCAGATTCCATCCTCCAAAATAAAAGAGTATTGTGCGCTAACACCAGAGTTAGAAGACTATATGAGACAGATGTTTCAAAAATTAAATTTAACAGCAAGGTCATATCATAAAATCTTAAAGGTGTCGAGAACGCTTGCTGATATGGAGTCCTCCGAAAGGATACGGAAAAAGCATCTGGAGGAAGCAATCTGTTACCGGAGTCTCGAACGGAAATTTTTTCAAAGAGGAGGTGTCAGGTGA
- the codY gene encoding GTP-sensing pleiotropic transcriptional regulator CodY, with protein sequence MSVQLLDKTRKINKLLHNNNSSKVVFNDICAVLTGILDSNILVISKKGKVLGTGLCNGVEEITELIVDEVGGFIDPLLNERLLGILSTKENVNLETLGFVGEIKKYKAIITPIDIAGERLGTLFVYRCDRQYDIDDIILTEYGTTVVGLEMMRSVNEENAEETRKVQIVKSAISTLSFSELEAITHIFDEMDGKEGILVASKIADRVGITRSVIVNALRKFESAGVIESRSSGMKGTYIKVLNDVVFDELAKIKNQNLKEV encoded by the coding sequence ATGAGTGTTCAGTTATTGGACAAGACGAGGAAGATAAATAAGCTTCTTCATAACAACAATTCGTCCAAAGTCGTGTTCAACGATATCTGTGCGGTTTTAACGGGTATTCTTGATTCTAATATTCTTGTGATTAGTAAGAAGGGAAAAGTATTAGGAACCGGCCTATGCAATGGAGTAGAGGAGATTACAGAGCTGATCGTTGATGAGGTAGGGGGCTTCATCGATCCGTTGTTGAATGAACGTCTGCTTGGAATTTTATCGACAAAAGAAAATGTAAATCTTGAGACACTTGGATTTGTCGGAGAGATAAAGAAATACAAAGCGATTATCACACCGATTGATATCGCAGGGGAACGTTTAGGAACCTTGTTTGTTTACCGCTGTGACAGACAATATGATATTGATGATATTATTTTGACAGAATATGGAACTACGGTAGTCGGACTTGAAATGATGCGTTCTGTGAATGAGGAAAATGCGGAAGAGACAAGAAAAGTTCAGATTGTAAAATCTGCAATCAGCACGTTATCGTTTTCTGAATTGGAGGCGATTACCCATATCTTTGATGAGATGGATGGAAAAGAGGGAATTCTTGTTGCCAGCAAGATTGCAGACCGCGTAGGCATTACAAGATCTGTAATTGTAAATGCACTCCGTAAATTTGAGAGTGCCGGGGTAATCGAATCAAGATCATCCGGAATGAAAGGAACATACATCAAAGTATTAAATGATGTTGTTTTTGATGAATTGGCAAAGATTAAAAACCAAAATTTAAAAGAAGTATAG